In the Rhizobium sp. SSA_523 genome, GGCGGGGTGGCAACTGACATGACTTACGCGGATAATCTCTGGCTCTTCTTTCTTCTCGTTTCCGGCATCGTCATCGTGCCGGGCATGGATATGATCTTCGTCCTGGCCAGTTCCCTGTCGGATGGCCGCAGGGCCGGCCTCTCGGCCACGGCCGGCATCATGGCCGGCGGGCTCATCCACTCGCTCTATGCCGCGCTCGGCGTCGGCGTTCTGCTCGCCCTGGCGCCGGCCCTGTTCGATGTCCTGCTGTTCCTCGGCGCCGCCTATGTGGCGGTGATCGGCTGGCAGCTCTTGCGCAGCGCGATCGTGGTTGGCGCGCCGCAGCCGCTGCAGCGCCGCAGCCTCGGCCTGCGCTTTCGCCAGGGGGCGCTGACCAGCCTCATGAACCCGAAAGCCTATCTCTTCATGCTCGCCGTCTATCCGCAATTCCTGCGTCCGGAATTCGGCCCGCTCTGGCGGCAGGCCCTGGTCATGCTCCTGGTGATCTGGGCGATCCAGTTCGTGGTCTATGGCGGGCTGGCCATTCTCGCCGCCAAGGGACGCGACCTCCTGGTGGGCCATCCCGCCGGCACGCGCCTCATCGGCCGCGCCGCCGGACTGCTCTTGATCGTCATCTCCCTCATCACGCTCTGGCGGGGTTTTGCCGGCGCATAGGCGGTCCGCCGGGCACTGTCACGTTCCTGTCTTGAACCGCGCCTATCCCGCCTGTCATGACCCAGGAACCGCTTCTCCGCTTTGGCCTCATTGCCGATCCGCAATATGCCGATCTTTCGCCCAATCTTGCCCTCGACCGCCATTACCGCGCCTCACTCGGCAAGCTTTCGGAAGCGATTGCGACCTTCGAGGGGGAGGATCTGTCCTTTGTGATGACGCTCGGCGACCTGATCGACCGCGGCTGGGAGAGTTTCGATCCGGCGCTTTCCATCTACCGCCAGTCGCGCCACGAATGCCTTTTCCTGCCGGGTAACCATGATTTCCTCGTCGAGCCGGACCGCCTTTCCCATGTGCATGACAGGCTTGGAATGCCGGCGCCCTATTACGGTTTTACCCGCGCCGGCATCCGCTTCCTGGTGATCGACGGCTGCGAGGAGAGCCTGTTTGCGAGCGCCCCCGGCACGCAGGAGCATGCCCGTGCGCAGGCCCGGCTGGCGCGGCTGGAGGCGCGTGGCGCCCTCAATGCGAAAGCCTGGAACGCCGGCATGTCGCCCCGGCAGCTGGACTGGATTTCCGGCCAGCTGGACCTTGCAAGCGCTAGCGGCCAGCGGGTGATCGTGATGGGGCATTACCCGCTTTATCCGCCAAGCGATCACAATCTCTGGGAGGCAGAGGCGCTGGCCGATCTTCTGGCGGGCTCGCCCAATGTTCTGGCCTATTTCTGCGGCCATCACCATCCGGGCGGCCAGGCCCGGGCCGGGTCCTCCTGGTTCGTCAACATCAAGGGCATGGTCGATACGCCGGGCGAAAACGCCTTCGCCATTGCCAGCCTCTATCCGGACCGGCTGGAGATCGCCGGCTTCGGCCGCGAAGACAGCCGCATCCTGCCTCTCGCGTGAAAGGAGAAAGGGTCCCGTTCCGGCACAATCACATCTCTGTGTCCGCGCGGAAAACGTCATGTTTTTCCTAAACCTAGCATGTAAGCATTGTCTCGTCGAACGGCGTGCGGGAGCCATTCCCGGGCCAAAAATCAGGGGAGTTCATCGATGAAGTTCAAGATGCTGACAGCCGGGGTCGTGGCGCTCTGTCTTGGTGCCGGCGCCGTTTACGCCGCGGGCGAGCCGCAGGTCGTGCGCCAGGATCTGATGAAGAAGATCGGCGGTTCCATGGGGGCGCTCGGCGCCATCGCCAAGGGCCAGAAGCCCTATGACGCGGCCACCGTGAAGACGGCGCTGACGACGATTTCCGAATCGGCGAAGGATTTCCCCAATCACTTCCCGGCCGGATCGGAAACCGGCATGGACAGCGAAGCCGCCCCGGCCATCTGGCAGAACATGGATGATTTCAAGGCCAAGGCCATGAAGCTCTCCACCGATGCCGACACGGTTCTGGCCTCCATGCCGGCCGATCAGGCCGCTGTCGGCCAGGCCATGCAGACGCTCGGCGCCGAATGCGGCGCCTGCCACCAGACCTATCGTCTGAAGCGCTGATCACCGGCAGCGCGCTGCCGTCGCGGGCGGGCGGGATCGTCGATTTCCGCCGCTCCTGACATGCCATGGCGGCGGCGGCGGACGGCTGTCCGCTTGGATTTCTGGCGGAAAGGAAAGACCGATGGCCTCGATTGCAGCCAAAATCGCGCTGGCCGGGCTGGCAGCCCTCGCGCTCGGCGCCGGCGTCGCCTATGCGCTGACCAGACCCGATCCGCATCCGGCCGACTATTGGGCGGGCCTTGGCCAGCCGGACCTTGCGCATGGCGAGACCCTGTTCTGGGCCGGCGGCTGCGCCAGCTGCCATGCGGCCAAGGATGCGCAGGGCGAGGCGGTCAAGCTCCTGTCGGGCGGCCGCGCGCTGCCCACCGCCTTCGGCACCTTCAACGTGCCGAACATATCCTCCGATCCGAAAGCCGGGATCGGCAGCTGGACACTGGCGCAATTCGGCGATGCCATGACCCGCGGCGTCGGGCCGCGCGGCGAACATCTCTACCCCTCCTTCCCCTATGGCTCCTATGCGCGCATGAGCCGGGAGGATGTCAACGATCTCTTCGGTTACCTCAAGAGCCTGCCGGCCAGCCCCGATATTGCCCCGGCACATGCCTTGAACTTCCCCTTCAACCTGCGCCTGGCCGTGGGCGGCTGGAAGCTTCTCTATTTCACCGATGCCCCGCGCGTCGATCTCGCAAATGCTTCCGATGCCGTCAGGCGTGGCCAATATCTGGTGGAGGGCCCCGGCCATTGCGGCGAATGCCATACGCCGCGCAATGTGATGGGCGGCTTCCAGACCGGCCAGTGGCTGGCAGGCGGCCCCAACCCGGAAGGCGAGGGGCGTATCCCTGATATCACGCCCGGCTCGGACTCGATCGGCGCCTGGAGCGAAGAGGATATCGCCAACTACCTGGAAACCGGCTTTACCCCCGATTTCGACAGTGTCGGCGGCTCCATGGTCGAGGTCCAGCAGAATCTGAGCCATCTGCCGAAGGAGGATCTCCTGGCCATCGCCGCCTATCTGAAGGCCGTCCCGGCCCGCTGAGAGCTGTGGGGAGGAGGGAGTGGCAGTAGGCATCGAATAGCGAATAGCGAATAGGCAATAGGCAGTAGGCAGTAGGCAATAGGGAGTAGGGAGTAGGGAGTAGGGAGTAGGGAGTAGGGAGTAGGGAGTAGGGAGTAGGGAGTAGTTTCGCAGGGTCTGGGCGTTAGTGACAACAGAATAGTTCCCCCTCACCCCGCCTCCGCTAAAGCTCGGCGGAACCTCTCCCCAAGGGGAGAGGGGAGCAGCGGGCGCTGCGGCAGATCCCGCTTTAGGTAGAGGTGGACCGCAGGCGCTGCGGCAGATCCCGCTTTAGGTAGAGGTAGACCGCAGGCGCTGCGGCAAATCCCGCTTTAAGTAGAGGTAGACCGCAGGCGCTGCGGCAAATCCCGCTTTAAGTAGAGGTAGACCGCAGGCGCTGCGGCAAATCCCGCTTTACGTAGAGGTAGACCGCAGGCGCTGCGGCAGATCCCTTCTCCCCTTGGGGAGAAGGTGCCCGAAGGGCGGATGAGGGGGCCAATCCCACTGCATCTTGTTGCCTACTGCCCACTGCCTACTGCCTACTGCCCACTGCCTACTGCCTACTGCCCACTGCCTACCCCCTACTGCCTACCGCCCATTGCCCATTGTCTGCTCCCGCTTGGCCATGCGCGAAGGGGCAGCGCAGCG is a window encoding:
- a CDS encoding LysE family translocator: MTYADNLWLFFLLVSGIVIVPGMDMIFVLASSLSDGRRAGLSATAGIMAGGLIHSLYAALGVGVLLALAPALFDVLLFLGAAYVAVIGWQLLRSAIVVGAPQPLQRRSLGLRFRQGALTSLMNPKAYLFMLAVYPQFLRPEFGPLWRQALVMLLVIWAIQFVVYGGLAILAAKGRDLLVGHPAGTRLIGRAAGLLLIVISLITLWRGFAGA
- a CDS encoding metallophosphoesterase — encoded protein: MTQEPLLRFGLIADPQYADLSPNLALDRHYRASLGKLSEAIATFEGEDLSFVMTLGDLIDRGWESFDPALSIYRQSRHECLFLPGNHDFLVEPDRLSHVHDRLGMPAPYYGFTRAGIRFLVIDGCEESLFASAPGTQEHARAQARLARLEARGALNAKAWNAGMSPRQLDWISGQLDLASASGQRVIVMGHYPLYPPSDHNLWEAEALADLLAGSPNVLAYFCGHHHPGGQARAGSSWFVNIKGMVDTPGENAFAIASLYPDRLEIAGFGREDSRILPLA
- a CDS encoding cytochrome c — encoded protein: MKFKMLTAGVVALCLGAGAVYAAGEPQVVRQDLMKKIGGSMGALGAIAKGQKPYDAATVKTALTTISESAKDFPNHFPAGSETGMDSEAAPAIWQNMDDFKAKAMKLSTDADTVLASMPADQAAVGQAMQTLGAECGACHQTYRLKR
- a CDS encoding cytochrome c, with the translated sequence MASIAAKIALAGLAALALGAGVAYALTRPDPHPADYWAGLGQPDLAHGETLFWAGGCASCHAAKDAQGEAVKLLSGGRALPTAFGTFNVPNISSDPKAGIGSWTLAQFGDAMTRGVGPRGEHLYPSFPYGSYARMSREDVNDLFGYLKSLPASPDIAPAHALNFPFNLRLAVGGWKLLYFTDAPRVDLANASDAVRRGQYLVEGPGHCGECHTPRNVMGGFQTGQWLAGGPNPEGEGRIPDITPGSDSIGAWSEEDIANYLETGFTPDFDSVGGSMVEVQQNLSHLPKEDLLAIAAYLKAVPAR